One part of the Magallana gigas chromosome 5, xbMagGiga1.1, whole genome shotgun sequence genome encodes these proteins:
- the LOC105339786 gene encoding SAM pointed domain-containing Ets transcription factor isoform X2, which translates to MDFHLDQKVPQNKHFQGTEDLIFSDIVSEGQFSCSVNSFMDNMGEFPPQPQTVVPVMGNPQEFQNPVSPKRFIDMDSHHESSDQELSLYDPNFVVKTEKVYVPCSMSSTSNIPNLPNFCSINSEPYVQPVKSEPYAESISCGDQFGNSDIGSAVVMALKNEINQICRILVISPDPRSWSESDVMKWMEWHGNQFQASYGVSEAFRMTGEQLCRLSSDNFKRRSPEAGANLYAQLDVWKNACSLPNPQIKPVMPEYFFPAPAPSDSYIPVASSPSPSTTSDESSQCSSPVSLPSDEETVTTPTYHNNVSSGKQTIHLWEFLKELLLQPDNYSGCIKWVSRSDGIFKIEDSSRVARLWGKRKNRPAMNYDKLSRSIRQYYKKGIIKKTEHSKRLVYQFCQPYL; encoded by the exons ATGGACTTTCATTTGGATCAAAAG GTTCCACAGAATAAGCACTTCCAAGGAACAGAAGACCTGATTTTTTCCGACATTGTTTCTGAAGGACAATTTTCTTGCTCAGTGAATTCGTTCATGGATAATATGGGAGAGTTTCCACCCCAACCGCAAACGGTTGTACCTGTCATGGGCAACCCTCAAGAATTCCAAAACCCAGTGAGTCCCAAACGTTTCATTGACATGGATAGTCATCATGAGTCTTCGGACCAGGAGCTATCGCTCTACGATCCTAACTTTGTGGTGAAAACAGAGAAAGTGTATGTACCATGTTCGATGTCGTCCACAAGCAACATTCCAAACTTACCGAACTTTTGCAGCATAAACAGTGAACCTTATGTACAACCAGTGAAATCAGAGCCCTATGCTGAAAGCATCTCTTGTGGCGATCAATTTGGAAATAGTGACATTGGTTCGGCAGTTGTGATGGccctaaaaaatgaaatcaatcaaATCTGCAGGATTCTGGTCATTTCACCAG aTCCTAGGTCTTGGTCCGAGTCTGACGTCATGAAGTGGATGGAATGGCACGGGAACCAATTCCAGGCTTCATATGGAGTTTCCGAGGCGTTCAGAATGACCGGGGAACAGTTATGTCGTCTGAGTAGCGACAACTTCAAAAGAAGGTCTCCCGAGGCTGGCGCTAATCTCTATGCACAACTCGATGTTTGGAAAAATG CATGCAGTCTGCCGAATCCTCAAATAAAGCCGGTAATGCCTGAATATTTCTTCCCCGCGCCTGCGCCCTCCGACTCTTACATCCCTGTTGCCTCCTCCCCCTCCCCCAGTACGACCAGTGATGAAAGTTCCCAGTGTAGCTCACCCGTCAGTCTTCCCTCTGACGAAGAAACAGTGACCACCCCTACAT aTCACAACAATGTCAGCAGTGGAAAGCAGACGATTCATCTTTGGGAATTCCTGAAAGAGCTTCTTCTCCAACCGGACAATTACAGTGGCTGCATCAAATGGGTCAGTCGCTCCGATGGCATTTTCAAAATCGAAGACTCTTCAAGAGTTGCCAGATTGTGGGGGAAAAGAAAAAACCGTCCGGCCATGAATTATGACAAGCTGAGTAGATCCATCCGCCAGTACTACAAAAAGGGTATCATAAAGAAAACGGAGCATTCAAAACGACTTGTGTATCAATTCTGTCAGCCGTATCtgtga
- the LOC105339786 gene encoding SAM pointed domain-containing Ets transcription factor isoform X1 yields MHTEFSAIDRYLEASHFTTDPKMDFHLDQKVPQNKHFQGTEDLIFSDIVSEGQFSCSVNSFMDNMGEFPPQPQTVVPVMGNPQEFQNPVSPKRFIDMDSHHESSDQELSLYDPNFVVKTEKVYVPCSMSSTSNIPNLPNFCSINSEPYVQPVKSEPYAESISCGDQFGNSDIGSAVVMALKNEINQICRILVISPDPRSWSESDVMKWMEWHGNQFQASYGVSEAFRMTGEQLCRLSSDNFKRRSPEAGANLYAQLDVWKNACSLPNPQIKPVMPEYFFPAPAPSDSYIPVASSPSPSTTSDESSQCSSPVSLPSDEETVTTPTYHNNVSSGKQTIHLWEFLKELLLQPDNYSGCIKWVSRSDGIFKIEDSSRVARLWGKRKNRPAMNYDKLSRSIRQYYKKGIIKKTEHSKRLVYQFCQPYL; encoded by the exons ATGCACACTG aattttcagCAATTGACCGTTATCTTGAAGCAAGCCACTTTACAACTGACCCTAAAATGGACTTTCATTTGGATCAAAAG GTTCCACAGAATAAGCACTTCCAAGGAACAGAAGACCTGATTTTTTCCGACATTGTTTCTGAAGGACAATTTTCTTGCTCAGTGAATTCGTTCATGGATAATATGGGAGAGTTTCCACCCCAACCGCAAACGGTTGTACCTGTCATGGGCAACCCTCAAGAATTCCAAAACCCAGTGAGTCCCAAACGTTTCATTGACATGGATAGTCATCATGAGTCTTCGGACCAGGAGCTATCGCTCTACGATCCTAACTTTGTGGTGAAAACAGAGAAAGTGTATGTACCATGTTCGATGTCGTCCACAAGCAACATTCCAAACTTACCGAACTTTTGCAGCATAAACAGTGAACCTTATGTACAACCAGTGAAATCAGAGCCCTATGCTGAAAGCATCTCTTGTGGCGATCAATTTGGAAATAGTGACATTGGTTCGGCAGTTGTGATGGccctaaaaaatgaaatcaatcaaATCTGCAGGATTCTGGTCATTTCACCAG aTCCTAGGTCTTGGTCCGAGTCTGACGTCATGAAGTGGATGGAATGGCACGGGAACCAATTCCAGGCTTCATATGGAGTTTCCGAGGCGTTCAGAATGACCGGGGAACAGTTATGTCGTCTGAGTAGCGACAACTTCAAAAGAAGGTCTCCCGAGGCTGGCGCTAATCTCTATGCACAACTCGATGTTTGGAAAAATG CATGCAGTCTGCCGAATCCTCAAATAAAGCCGGTAATGCCTGAATATTTCTTCCCCGCGCCTGCGCCCTCCGACTCTTACATCCCTGTTGCCTCCTCCCCCTCCCCCAGTACGACCAGTGATGAAAGTTCCCAGTGTAGCTCACCCGTCAGTCTTCCCTCTGACGAAGAAACAGTGACCACCCCTACAT aTCACAACAATGTCAGCAGTGGAAAGCAGACGATTCATCTTTGGGAATTCCTGAAAGAGCTTCTTCTCCAACCGGACAATTACAGTGGCTGCATCAAATGGGTCAGTCGCTCCGATGGCATTTTCAAAATCGAAGACTCTTCAAGAGTTGCCAGATTGTGGGGGAAAAGAAAAAACCGTCCGGCCATGAATTATGACAAGCTGAGTAGATCCATCCGCCAGTACTACAAAAAGGGTATCATAAAGAAAACGGAGCATTCAAAACGACTTGTGTATCAATTCTGTCAGCCGTATCtgtga